A single region of the Demequina sp. genome encodes:
- a CDS encoding NADH-quinone oxidoreductase subunit A has protein sequence MNPYVPIIVMMVVAGLLAVGALAASRFLGPHRDNAAKLDRYESGLQPTPGATGGGRMPIKYYLVAMTFIVFDVEVVFLYPWAVSHAALGWFGLFAIMTFVVLITIPFVYEWRRGGFEWE, from the coding sequence ATGAATCCCTACGTGCCGATCATCGTGATGATGGTGGTCGCCGGACTCCTTGCCGTAGGCGCGCTCGCGGCATCCCGGTTCCTCGGCCCGCACCGCGACAACGCCGCGAAGCTCGACCGCTACGAGTCAGGACTGCAGCCGACTCCTGGCGCCACCGGGGGCGGCCGCATGCCGATCAAGTACTACCTCGTCGCGATGACGTTCATCGTGTTCGACGTCGAGGTGGTGTTCCTGTATCCGTGGGCCGTCTCGCACGCGGCACTTGGCTGGTTCGGCCTCTTCGCGATCATGACATTCGTGGTGCTCATCACGATCCCCTTCGTGTACGAGTGGCGCCGCGGCGGATTTGAGTGGGAGTGA
- a CDS encoding NADH-quinone oxidoreductase subunit B has translation MGIEESAPPFMLGTVEGLLGWARSGSLWPATFGLACCAIEMMSTGTPRFDIARIGMEVFRGSPRQADLMIVAGRVSNKMAPIVRQVYDQMPEPKWVLAMGVCASSGGMFNNYAIVPGVDHIVPVDIYLPGCPPRPEMLLNALLELHTQIQNTPLGANRREIAAAAEAAALKATPTSDMMGLLR, from the coding sequence ATGGGCATTGAGGAATCCGCACCGCCGTTCATGCTCGGCACGGTCGAGGGGCTGCTCGGCTGGGCGCGCTCAGGCTCGCTGTGGCCCGCGACCTTCGGCCTCGCGTGCTGCGCGATCGAGATGATGAGCACCGGCACACCGCGCTTCGACATCGCGCGCATCGGCATGGAGGTCTTCCGCGGCTCCCCGCGCCAGGCGGACCTGATGATCGTCGCCGGCCGCGTCTCCAACAAGATGGCGCCCATCGTGCGCCAGGTCTACGACCAGATGCCGGAGCCCAAGTGGGTGCTCGCCATGGGCGTGTGCGCCTCGTCCGGCGGAATGTTCAACAACTACGCCATCGTGCCTGGTGTTGACCACATTGTGCCGGTCGACATCTACCTTCCCGGCTGCCCGCCGCGCCCCGAGATGCTGCTCAACGCGCTGCTCGAGCTGCACACGCAGATCCAGAACACTCCCCTGGGCGCCAACCGCCGCGAGATCGCTGCCGCCGCCGAGGCCGCCGCGCTCAAGGCGACGCCCACCTCCGACATGATGGGGCTGCTCAGGTGA
- a CDS encoding NADH-quinone oxidoreductase subunit C has translation MADGREPLTLINVRTGMFGARGDTSGYDGLVRRIEMPGATDRPYGEWFDGVVDILEELLGDRASEAIEYVVVDRGELTLYIAREHLPEVARHLRDDQDLRFEMCLGVSGVHYPAETGRELHAVYPMQSITHNRRLRLEVAVADEDPHIPSIVDIYPMNNWHERETWDFFGIIFDGHPSLARIEMPDDWIGHPQRKDYPLGGIPVEYKGASIPSPDERRQYR, from the coding sequence ATGGCCGACGGCCGCGAGCCGCTGACCCTCATCAATGTGCGCACCGGCATGTTCGGCGCTCGCGGCGACACCTCCGGATACGACGGCCTCGTTCGCCGCATCGAGATGCCCGGCGCGACCGACCGTCCCTACGGCGAGTGGTTCGACGGCGTCGTCGACATCCTCGAGGAGCTGCTTGGCGATCGCGCGAGCGAGGCCATCGAGTACGTGGTCGTCGACCGCGGGGAGCTCACGCTCTACATCGCGCGCGAGCACCTTCCAGAGGTGGCGCGCCACCTGCGCGACGACCAGGACCTCCGCTTCGAGATGTGCCTTGGCGTCTCCGGCGTTCACTACCCGGCGGAGACGGGCCGCGAGCTCCACGCCGTATATCCGATGCAGTCGATCACCCACAACCGCCGCCTGCGGCTCGAGGTGGCGGTGGCGGACGAGGACCCGCACATCCCGTCCATCGTCGACATCTACCCGATGAACAACTGGCACGAGCGCGAGACGTGGGACTTCTTCGGAATCATCTTCGACGGCCACCCTTCGCTCGCGCGCATCGAGATGCCGGACGACTGGATCGGCCACCCGCAGCGCAAGGACTACCCGCTTGGCGGCATCCCCGTGGAGTACAAGGGCGCCTCCATCCCCTCTCCTGACGAGCGGAGGCAGTACCGATGA
- a CDS encoding NADH-quinone oxidoreductase subunit D, with the protein MGAFTDDPEAAEYSAYGSDWSDIADEAARLAQQRIVVNMGPQHPSTHGVLRVMLEIEGETVTETRAGIGYLHTGIEKNMEFRTWTQGVTFCTRMDYVASMFQEVVYCLGVEKLLGITDDVPERANVLRVLMMELTRIGSHLVAVGTGGNEMGATTVMTEAFVAREDTFRIIEMVTGLRTNNGYIRPGGVAQDSPVGTVEYIRELIPRMRKQLDSLVDLQLQNPIFKLRLKDVANLNLAGAMALGVTGPILRSAGLPYDVRKADPYCGYETYDFQVPTSTDGDAYSRVVLRLEECYESLKIVAQCADRLEQLEGQPVMVADKKIAWPAQLAIGPDGQGNSLEHIRHIMGESMEALIHHFKLVTEGFQVPAGQVYTAIEGPKGLLGCHLVSDGGTKPWRAHFRDPGFNNLQSLGILTEGGQIADVVVAIATIDMVLGGVDR; encoded by the coding sequence ATGGGCGCGTTCACCGACGACCCCGAGGCCGCCGAGTACTCCGCGTACGGCTCCGACTGGAGCGACATCGCCGACGAGGCCGCTCGCCTCGCGCAGCAGCGCATCGTCGTCAACATGGGACCGCAGCACCCCTCAACGCACGGCGTGCTCCGGGTCATGCTCGAGATCGAGGGCGAGACCGTCACCGAGACTCGCGCCGGCATCGGCTACCTGCACACCGGCATCGAGAAGAACATGGAGTTCCGCACCTGGACCCAGGGCGTGACTTTCTGCACGCGCATGGACTACGTCGCGTCCATGTTCCAGGAGGTCGTGTATTGCCTCGGCGTCGAGAAGCTGCTTGGCATCACGGACGACGTCCCCGAGCGCGCCAACGTGCTGCGCGTGCTCATGATGGAGCTCACCCGCATCGGCTCCCACCTGGTCGCCGTTGGCACGGGCGGCAACGAGATGGGCGCCACCACGGTCATGACCGAGGCCTTCGTTGCCCGCGAGGACACCTTCCGCATCATCGAGATGGTCACGGGGCTGCGCACCAACAACGGCTACATCCGACCAGGGGGCGTTGCCCAAGACTCGCCCGTCGGCACGGTGGAGTACATCCGCGAGCTCATCCCGCGGATGCGCAAGCAGCTCGACAGCCTCGTTGACCTGCAGCTGCAGAACCCGATCTTCAAACTGCGCCTCAAGGACGTCGCCAACCTCAACCTCGCGGGCGCGATGGCGCTCGGCGTGACCGGGCCCATCCTGCGCTCGGCCGGCCTCCCGTACGACGTGCGCAAGGCCGACCCGTACTGCGGCTACGAGACCTACGACTTCCAGGTGCCCACCAGCACCGATGGCGACGCCTACAGCCGCGTGGTGCTTCGCCTCGAGGAGTGCTACGAGTCGCTAAAGATCGTGGCGCAGTGCGCCGACCGGCTCGAGCAGCTCGAGGGCCAGCCCGTGATGGTCGCGGACAAGAAGATCGCGTGGCCCGCTCAGCTCGCCATCGGCCCGGATGGTCAGGGCAACTCGCTCGAGCACATCCGCCACATCATGGGTGAGTCCATGGAGGCGCTGATCCACCACTTCAAGCTGGTGACCGAAGGCTTCCAGGTTCCCGCGGGCCAGGTGTACACGGCGATCGAGGGCCCCAAGGGCCTGCTCGGGTGCCACCTGGTCTCCGATGGCGGCACCAAGCCGTGGCGCGCGCACTTCCGCGACCCCGGCTTCAACAACCTGCAGTCGCTCGGCATCCTCACAGAGGGTGGTCAGATCGCGGACGTGGTGGTTGCCATCGCAACTATCGACATGGTGCTTGGAGGTGTGGACCGATGA
- a CDS encoding NADH-quinone oxidoreductase subunit G has product MTTTADKAAASSQAVETVTLTIDGTEVTVPKGTLIIRAAEQMGIDIPRFCDHPSLEPVGACRQCLVDVASPGPDGSLRAFPKPQPSCTMTVTEGMVVNTQHTSAEADRAQKGVMELLLINHPLDCPVCDKGGECPLQNQAMSNGRPESRFVDVKRVFEKPLALSSEILLDRERCILCQRCTRFSKEIAGDAFIDLQNRGAMQQIGTFDEDVLDFDGYRPIGVAAEDESGKAFSSYYSGNTVQICPVGALTSAAYRFRSRPFDLISSPGISEHDSSGSAIRTDHRRGHILRRLAHEDPVVNEDWITDKDRFAFTWQNLDDRITRPLVRVDGELVEASWPDAVAAAAAGIRASLAVDGKSGKKPKGAAVLPGGRVTFEDAYAYQKFARVVLGTNDVDARTRVASDEELAFLGHHVAGRGLGVTFGELEKAPAVLLVGFEPEDEGGVVFLRLKKAAHKVFAVAPWLSRGNEKLGATLIPTRPGDEGAALGDLPADAVAALGEAGSVIIVGERAAGAPGALTAALALAKKSGAKLAWIPRRAGERGAVEAGALPTLLPGGRDVTKAAARSAVAKAWGVDDLPAHAGRSAADIIAAAAKGQLGALVIGGVTPSDLTSDLTKALEKTEFVISLEVRRGEVSEYADVVLPVAPPSEKPGTFLNWEGRLRSFATAIPTDALSDHRVLDVLARELGVNLGTGTVSEISAEISGLGIDDSARVAAPKVKASPAPKAAAASGGLVLATWHQLVDEGSLQDGEPFLAGTGRTSVARMSAATAAEFGAETAVSLKGAARASINLPVVITEMPDGVVWVPAKSPSSWVARDLGVEAGSEITAKGVSA; this is encoded by the coding sequence ATGACGACCACTGCGGACAAGGCCGCCGCGAGCTCGCAGGCCGTCGAGACCGTCACCCTGACGATTGACGGCACCGAGGTCACCGTCCCCAAGGGCACCCTGATCATCAGGGCCGCGGAGCAGATGGGCATCGACATCCCGCGCTTCTGCGACCACCCGTCGCTCGAGCCGGTGGGCGCGTGCCGCCAGTGCCTCGTCGACGTCGCGAGCCCCGGCCCGGACGGCAGCCTGCGCGCGTTCCCCAAGCCCCAGCCGTCGTGCACGATGACGGTCACCGAGGGCATGGTGGTCAACACGCAGCACACCTCCGCGGAGGCCGACCGCGCCCAGAAGGGCGTGATGGAGCTGCTGCTCATCAACCACCCGCTCGACTGCCCCGTATGTGACAAGGGAGGCGAGTGCCCGCTGCAGAACCAGGCGATGAGCAACGGCCGCCCGGAGTCCCGCTTCGTCGACGTCAAGCGCGTCTTCGAGAAGCCTCTCGCCCTCAGCAGCGAGATCCTGCTCGACCGCGAGCGCTGCATCCTGTGCCAGCGCTGCACCCGTTTCTCCAAGGAGATCGCCGGAGACGCCTTCATCGACCTGCAGAACCGTGGAGCGATGCAGCAGATCGGCACCTTCGACGAGGACGTGCTCGACTTCGACGGCTACCGCCCCATCGGCGTCGCGGCCGAGGACGAGTCTGGCAAGGCCTTCTCCTCGTACTACTCGGGCAACACGGTGCAGATCTGCCCCGTCGGCGCCCTCACGAGCGCGGCGTACCGCTTCCGCTCGCGCCCCTTCGACCTGATCTCGAGCCCGGGAATCTCCGAGCACGATTCCTCCGGCAGCGCGATCCGCACCGACCACCGCCGCGGCCACATCCTGCGTCGCCTCGCCCACGAGGACCCCGTGGTCAACGAGGACTGGATCACGGACAAGGATCGCTTCGCGTTCACGTGGCAGAACCTCGACGACCGGATCACCCGCCCCTTGGTGAGGGTTGACGGCGAGCTCGTCGAGGCCTCGTGGCCCGACGCTGTTGCGGCGGCGGCTGCCGGCATCAGAGCGTCGCTTGCTGTCGATGGGAAGAGCGGCAAGAAGCCAAAGGGCGCGGCAGTCCTGCCCGGTGGTCGCGTCACCTTCGAGGACGCCTACGCGTACCAGAAGTTCGCCCGCGTCGTGCTGGGCACCAACGACGTCGACGCGCGCACGCGCGTCGCGAGCGACGAGGAGCTCGCGTTCCTCGGCCACCACGTTGCCGGCCGCGGGCTTGGAGTCACGTTCGGCGAGCTCGAGAAGGCTCCCGCCGTTCTGCTCGTCGGCTTCGAGCCCGAGGACGAGGGCGGCGTCGTGTTCTTGCGCCTCAAGAAGGCCGCCCACAAGGTGTTCGCGGTCGCGCCGTGGCTCAGCCGCGGCAACGAGAAGCTCGGCGCCACGCTCATCCCCACGCGCCCCGGAGACGAGGGCGCCGCTCTGGGCGACCTCCCCGCCGACGCCGTGGCCGCGCTTGGCGAGGCCGGCTCCGTGATCATTGTTGGAGAGCGCGCGGCCGGAGCGCCCGGAGCCCTCACCGCGGCACTCGCGCTCGCCAAGAAGTCGGGCGCCAAGCTTGCGTGGATCCCGCGTCGCGCGGGCGAGCGCGGCGCCGTCGAGGCCGGCGCGCTGCCCACGCTCCTTCCCGGCGGGCGTGACGTCACGAAGGCCGCGGCCCGCTCGGCGGTGGCGAAGGCATGGGGCGTCGACGACCTTCCCGCGCACGCCGGCCGCAGCGCGGCCGACATCATCGCCGCGGCGGCGAAGGGACAGCTCGGCGCGCTCGTCATCGGCGGCGTGACCCCCTCGGACCTCACCTCGGACCTCACAAAGGCCCTGGAAAAGACCGAGTTCGTAATCAGCCTCGAGGTTCGCCGCGGCGAAGTCTCTGAGTACGCGGACGTCGTGCTGCCGGTCGCGCCGCCCTCGGAGAAGCCCGGCACCTTCCTCAACTGGGAGGGCCGCTTGCGCTCCTTCGCCACGGCCATCCCCACGGATGCGCTCAGCGACCACCGCGTTCTCGACGTGCTGGCCCGCGAGCTCGGCGTCAACCTGGGCACCGGCACCGTCAGCGAGATCTCGGCGGAGATCAGCGGGCTCGGGATCGACGACTCCGCCCGCGTGGCGGCACCAAAGGTCAAGGCGAGCCCGGCACCGAAGGCGGCAGCAGCGTCGGGCGGGCTTGTGCTCGCGACGTGGCACCAGCTGGTGGACGAGGGTTCGCTGCAGGACGGCGAGCCCTTCCTCGCGGGCACGGGCCGCACCTCCGTGGCGCGGATGTCCGCCGCGACGGCTGCCGAGTTTGGCGCCGAGACCGCGGTATCGCTCAAGGGCGCCGCGCGCGCGAGCATCAACCTCCCGGTCGTGATCACCGAAATGCCCGACGGCGTTGTCTGGGTGCCCGCGAAGTCGCCTTCGTCGTGGGTTGCCAGGGATCTTGGGGTCGAGGCCGGTTCCGAGATCACCGCGAAGGGGGTGTCCGCGTGA
- the nuoH gene encoding NADH-quinone oxidoreductase subunit NuoH: MTDPTATPTDEQAKCVADAALSGDSIWIVIIKAVIVLVFLLLSVLFAVWFERRVIGRLQQRPGPNVHGPFGLFQPLQDALKLVFKEDITVRAAEKLVYIAAPIISVFCALLIFAVIPFGPATRIPFTQEITPLQLTDFPVAVLYILACASIGVYGIVLGGWASGSTYPLMGAVRSTAQVISYELAMGLSLVTVFMMAGSMSTSTIVDSQAERWWVWPLLPAFVLYVISMVGETNRLPFDLPEAEGELVAGFMTEYSSTKFAWFFLAEYMNMINVSAIAATLFLGGWRAPWGETWPGADFLNSGIFPPIWLIIKIWLLMFVFVWIRGSLLRFRYDQFMKFGWKVLIPVGLGWLGFFAISRQAFESWGRNMDLFDAVAGLVAILLVVAFWSFVSDSKKQADKEEERDREPELLDAFAGGYPVPPLPHQVLPPSPRSGRTVEARVAAGVDANDADATGSEDSEEAGDE, encoded by the coding sequence ATGACGGACCCGACGGCGACGCCGACGGACGAGCAGGCCAAGTGCGTCGCGGACGCGGCGCTTAGCGGCGACTCGATCTGGATCGTGATCATCAAGGCAGTGATCGTCCTGGTGTTCCTGCTGCTGTCCGTGCTGTTCGCGGTGTGGTTCGAGCGTCGCGTTATCGGCAGGCTGCAGCAGCGGCCCGGCCCCAATGTGCACGGCCCGTTCGGCCTGTTCCAACCTCTTCAGGACGCGCTCAAGCTGGTGTTCAAGGAGGACATCACCGTGCGCGCAGCTGAGAAGCTCGTATACATCGCGGCGCCGATCATCTCGGTGTTCTGCGCGCTGCTGATCTTTGCGGTGATCCCGTTCGGGCCTGCGACGAGGATCCCGTTCACGCAGGAGATCACCCCGCTCCAGCTGACCGACTTCCCGGTGGCCGTGCTGTACATCCTGGCGTGCGCGTCCATCGGCGTGTACGGCATCGTGCTCGGCGGCTGGGCCTCCGGCTCCACCTATCCGCTCATGGGCGCGGTGCGCTCCACCGCCCAGGTGATCTCCTACGAGCTCGCGATGGGGCTGTCGCTCGTGACGGTGTTCATGATGGCGGGATCGATGAGCACGTCCACCATCGTGGACTCGCAGGCCGAGCGCTGGTGGGTGTGGCCGCTTCTGCCGGCCTTCGTCCTGTACGTGATCTCGATGGTCGGCGAGACCAACCGCCTCCCGTTCGACCTCCCCGAGGCCGAGGGTGAGCTCGTCGCCGGCTTCATGACCGAGTACTCGTCCACGAAGTTCGCGTGGTTCTTCCTCGCCGAGTACATGAACATGATCAACGTGTCCGCCATTGCCGCGACGCTGTTCCTCGGTGGCTGGCGGGCTCCATGGGGCGAGACGTGGCCCGGCGCCGACTTCCTGAACTCCGGGATCTTTCCGCCCATCTGGCTCATCATCAAGATCTGGCTGCTCATGTTCGTCTTCGTGTGGATCCGCGGCTCTTTGCTGCGCTTCCGGTACGACCAGTTCATGAAGTTCGGCTGGAAGGTGCTGATCCCCGTCGGCCTTGGCTGGCTTGGATTCTTCGCGATCAGCCGCCAGGCGTTCGAGTCGTGGGGCCGCAACATGGACCTCTTCGACGCCGTGGCGGGGCTCGTCGCCATCCTCCTCGTCGTCGCGTTCTGGAGCTTCGTCTCCGACTCCAAGAAGCAGGCGGACAAGGAAGAGGAGCGGGACCGCGAGCCTGAGCTGCTCGACGCCTTCGCTGGCGGCTACCCGGTGCCGCCGCTGCCGCACCAGGTGCTTCCCCCATCGCCGCGATCCGGCCGCACCGTGGAGGCGCGCGTCGCCGCTGGTGTTGACGCCAATGATGCCGATGCCACTGGTTCTGAAGACTCCGAGGAGGCCGGCGATGAGTGA
- the nuoI gene encoding NADH-quinone oxidoreductase subunit NuoI, whose product MSDHDERWQVNRERDGATTPFESNFPKKGQIGEALAPVAGFGVTLRNFFRPVVTEQYPYKKTPPMPRYHGRHQLNRHPDGLEKCIGCELCAWACPADAIYVEADSNTPDAQFSPGERYGRVYQINYLRCIFCGLCIEACPTRALTMTTEYELAGPTREGLIFEKQDLLAPMGANMLAAPHPMVPGTTDGDYYRGDVTGAVDAQVEWVREHRPEDPTLPENATTASASAKAGGAA is encoded by the coding sequence ATGAGTGACCACGACGAGCGCTGGCAAGTGAACCGCGAGCGCGACGGCGCCACCACGCCCTTCGAGTCCAACTTCCCCAAGAAGGGGCAGATCGGCGAGGCGCTCGCCCCCGTGGCCGGGTTCGGCGTGACGCTGCGCAACTTCTTCCGGCCGGTGGTGACCGAGCAGTACCCGTACAAGAAGACGCCGCCCATGCCGCGGTACCACGGCCGTCATCAGCTCAACCGCCACCCGGATGGCCTCGAGAAGTGCATCGGCTGCGAGCTGTGCGCGTGGGCCTGCCCCGCGGACGCGATCTACGTCGAGGCGGACTCCAACACGCCAGACGCGCAGTTCAGCCCCGGTGAGCGCTACGGCCGCGTGTACCAGATCAACTATCTGCGGTGCATCTTCTGCGGGCTGTGCATCGAGGCGTGCCCCACTCGCGCGCTCACGATGACCACCGAATACGAGCTCGCCGGTCCCACTCGTGAGGGGCTCATCTTCGAGAAGCAGGACCTGTTGGCCCCGATGGGAGCGAACATGCTTGCGGCGCCGCACCCGATGGTGCCCGGCACCACCGACGGCGACTACTACCGCGGCGACGTCACCGGAGCGGTCGACGCACAGGTGGAGTGGGTGCGCGAGCACCGCCCCGAGGACCCGACGCTGCCGGAGAACGCAACCACAGCGTCGGCCAGTGCCAAGGCCGGGGGTGCCGCGTGA
- a CDS encoding NADH-quinone oxidoreductase subunit J — protein MINPFLFWVVAAITVLPSLALLFAKKAVHVAMAVVLVMIGLAVAYVMLAAPFLGMVQIVVYTGAVMMLFIFVLMLIGVKGKESLRESIIGQRWIGLLVAIGTGVFLTGVISRVTLNVQTPTEGNPEQIAGALFGRFVVIVETLGFVLIVAAVGALVLTHVPRLAPKHTQKEIAEDRVRVGANPVNKPMPGVYARHNALDVPALDPHGQPIEESISRVLQERHQIDEVDPYIPDIAIEESGDK, from the coding sequence GTGATCAACCCGTTCCTGTTCTGGGTGGTAGCGGCGATCACGGTGCTGCCGTCGCTCGCGCTGCTGTTCGCCAAGAAGGCGGTGCACGTGGCGATGGCCGTCGTGCTCGTGATGATCGGCCTCGCGGTGGCGTACGTCATGCTCGCCGCGCCGTTCCTTGGCATGGTGCAGATCGTGGTCTACACGGGCGCGGTCATGATGCTGTTCATCTTCGTGCTCATGCTGATCGGCGTGAAGGGCAAGGAGAGCCTGCGCGAGTCGATCATCGGCCAGCGCTGGATCGGCCTGCTCGTCGCCATCGGCACGGGGGTGTTCCTCACGGGCGTCATCTCGCGCGTGACGCTCAATGTGCAGACCCCAACCGAGGGCAACCCCGAGCAGATCGCGGGCGCGCTCTTCGGTCGCTTCGTGGTGATCGTGGAGACCCTCGGCTTCGTGCTGATCGTCGCCGCAGTGGGCGCGCTCGTGCTCACGCACGTGCCGCGGCTGGCTCCCAAGCACACGCAGAAGGAGATCGCGGAGGACCGCGTGCGCGTTGGTGCGAACCCCGTCAACAAGCCGATGCCCGGCGTGTACGCGCGGCACAACGCGCTCGACGTCCCGGCGCTCGACCCGCACGGCCAGCCCATCGAGGAGTCGATCTCCCGCGTGCTCCAGGAGCGGCACCAGATCGACGAGGTTGACCCCTACATCCCCGACATCGCGATCGAGGAGAGTGGCGACAAGTGA
- the nuoK gene encoding NADH-quinone oxidoreductase subunit NuoK yields the protein MNPIAFVYLAAVLFSIGSAAVLLRRNAIIAFMGVELMLNAANLAFVGFSNIHGTVDGQVMAFFVMVVAAAEVVVGLAIVVAIFRARQSISLDDPSELKG from the coding sequence GTGAACCCCATCGCCTTCGTCTACCTCGCGGCCGTGCTGTTCTCCATCGGCTCCGCCGCCGTGCTGCTGCGCCGCAACGCCATCATCGCCTTCATGGGCGTGGAGCTGATGCTGAACGCCGCGAACCTCGCGTTCGTGGGCTTCAGCAACATCCACGGCACCGTTGACGGTCAGGTCATGGCATTCTTCGTGATGGTCGTCGCCGCCGCCGAGGTGGTGGTTGGGCTCGCGATCGTCGTCGCGATCTTCCGCGCCCGCCAGTCCATTTCCCTCGATGATCCGTCGGAGCTGAAGGGCTGA
- the nuoL gene encoding NADH-quinone oxidoreductase subunit L, giving the protein MLDLTWLLIAVPLASALVLLLAGKRANPWGHWLGVAASGSAFVIALIAFLQMLGLDSADRATQVHLFSWITTGELNVDAGLLVDPLSMTFVLLVTFVGTLIHIYAVGYMEHDPDRRRFFAYLNLFIAAMLILVLADSYLLMFVGWEGVGLASYLLIGFWNYRNDYATAANKAFVVNRIGDIGLIIAMGLMFTAFGGVDFHTVFSGVGQASTAQLTAIGLTLLLAACGKSAQFPLQSWLGDAMAGPTPVSALIHAATMVTAGVYLIVRSAPVFEGAPNAQLVVAIVGAVTLIFGAIVGMAKDDIKKALAASTMSQIGYMMLAAGLGPVGYAFAIFHLVTHGFFKAGMFLGAGSVMHGMHDQVDMRRFGALRTAMVVTWVTFGLGWLAILGVPPFSGFFSKDKIIEAAFIGEGWQPWVFGLTALIGAGLTAFYMSRLFFMTFHGKARWTDEQHPHESPAIMTAPMIVLAVGSAFLGLILASGDRFVDWLEPVVGGGEHGEPVLSVPVITVTTLVLVLLGAGYAWLKYGRADVPLTAPAASLATIAARNDLFQDSVNRAVFERPGTHLTRTLVYADAAIVDGAVNGTGAGTAKTGEALTKLQSGKVRAYALIMAAGMVLIAFFAVLGGK; this is encoded by the coding sequence ATGCTTGATCTGACCTGGCTCCTCATCGCCGTGCCGCTCGCGAGCGCGCTCGTGCTGCTGCTCGCGGGCAAGCGCGCGAACCCGTGGGGGCACTGGCTCGGCGTCGCCGCGTCCGGCAGCGCGTTCGTGATCGCGCTCATCGCGTTCCTGCAGATGCTCGGCCTCGACTCGGCCGACCGCGCCACGCAAGTGCACCTGTTCTCGTGGATCACCACCGGCGAGCTCAACGTCGACGCCGGCCTCCTCGTGGACCCGCTGTCGATGACGTTCGTGCTGCTCGTGACGTTCGTCGGCACGCTCATCCACATCTACGCGGTGGGCTACATGGAGCACGACCCCGATCGTCGCCGCTTCTTCGCGTACCTCAACCTCTTCATCGCGGCCATGCTGATCCTGGTGCTCGCGGACTCCTACCTGCTGATGTTCGTCGGCTGGGAGGGCGTGGGTCTCGCGTCGTACCTGCTCATCGGCTTCTGGAACTACCGCAACGACTACGCCACCGCCGCCAACAAGGCGTTCGTGGTCAACCGCATCGGCGACATCGGCCTCATCATCGCGATGGGTCTCATGTTCACGGCCTTTGGCGGGGTGGACTTCCACACCGTCTTCTCTGGTGTGGGGCAGGCATCGACCGCGCAGCTCACCGCGATCGGCCTGACGCTGCTGCTCGCGGCCTGCGGAAAGTCCGCGCAGTTCCCGCTGCAGTCCTGGCTCGGCGACGCGATGGCTGGCCCCACGCCCGTGTCCGCGCTCATCCACGCGGCCACCATGGTCACGGCGGGCGTGTACCTCATCGTGCGCTCCGCGCCCGTGTTCGAGGGCGCGCCCAACGCTCAGCTCGTGGTCGCGATCGTCGGCGCCGTGACGCTCATCTTCGGGGCCATCGTCGGTATGGCGAAGGACGACATCAAGAAGGCGCTCGCGGCCTCCACCATGTCGCAGATCGGCTACATGATGCTCGCCGCGGGCCTCGGCCCCGTCGGCTACGCGTTCGCGATCTTCCACCTCGTTACGCACGGCTTTTTCAAGGCGGGCATGTTCCTTGGAGCCGGCTCGGTGATGCACGGCATGCACGACCAGGTGGACATGCGCCGCTTCGGCGCCCTGCGCACCGCCATGGTGGTGACGTGGGTGACGTTCGGCCTCGGCTGGCTCGCGATCCTCGGCGTCCCGCCGTTCTCCGGCTTCTTCTCGAAGGACAAGATCATCGAGGCGGCGTTCATCGGCGAGGGCTGGCAGCCGTGGGTCTTCGGCCTCACCGCGCTGATCGGCGCCGGGCTCACGGCCTTCTACATGTCGCGCCTGTTCTTCATGACGTTCCACGGCAAGGCCCGCTGGACGGACGAGCAGCACCCGCACGAGAGCCCGGCCATCATGACCGCGCCCATGATCGTGCTGGCCGTCGGCTCCGCGTTCCTGGGACTGATCCTCGCGTCCGGTGACCGCTTCGTTGACTGGCTCGAGCCGGTTGTGGGAGGAGGAGAGCACGGCGAGCCCGTGCTTTCGGTGCCGGTGATCACGGTCACGACGCTCGTTCTGGTTCTCCTCGGCGCCGGCTATGCCTGGCTCAAGTACGGAAGGGCCGACGTGCCGCTCACCGCTCCCGCCGCGTCGCTTGCCACGATCGCGGCCCGCAACGACCTGTTCCAGGATTCCGTGAACCGCGCGGTGTTCGAGCGCCCCGGCACCCACCTCACGCGCACGCTCGTGTACGCGGACGCCGCGATAGTGGACGGCGCCGTGAACGGCACCGGCGCAGGCACCGCCAAGACCGGCGAGGCGCTCACGAAGCTGCAGAGCGGCAAGGTGCGCGCCTACGCGCTGATCATGGCCGCCGGCATGGTGCTCATCGCCTTCTTCGCCGTGCTTGGGGGTAAGTGA